A region from the Oncorhynchus keta strain PuntledgeMale-10-30-2019 chromosome 5, Oket_V2, whole genome shotgun sequence genome encodes:
- the cenpx gene encoding centromere protein X: MAESSAEITFKKETVSKLLSSFFKDEKTKVGADAVLLMAEMLHVFVQEAAQRTIKQAEAEDCDRMDIEHFEKILPQLLLDF; encoded by the exons ATGGCGGAAAGCAGCGCGGAAATCACATTCAAAAAG GAGACGGTAAGCAAACTCCTGTCAAGCTTCTTCAAGGACGAGAAAACTAAAG TCGGTGCCGATGCTGTCCTTCTTATGGCAGAGATGCTACATGTGTTTGTTCAAG aagctgcacaaagaacgaTAAAACAGGCTGAGGCAGAGGACTGTGACAGAATGGACATAGAACACTTTGAGAAGATCCTGCCTCAACTG CTGTTGGATTTCTAG